Sequence from the Nocardioides exalbidus genome:
GAGCGCGCTGCGCCAGTCGTCGTACGACACCAGGTCGCGCTGGTCGCGCGACCCGGGCGTCAGCACCTGGTGCACCAGGCCGCGGACGGTCAGCTGCTGGGGACCGTCGATCCGCTGGGCGACGAGCACGCGGCGGAAGGGCGAGCCCTCGCCGAGGCTGAGCGCGACGTGGGCGGCCGCGACCGCGTCGGACGAGTGGTCGCGCGAGGTGACGACGATGCCGCTGAGCACGCCGCCGGGCAGGTGCCGGTAGGTCCACGCGGCGGGTCCGGTCGGGCGTCCCGCCGCCTGGGCGCCGTAGCCCGCGCCGATGCCGTAGGACCAGCCGTCGACGTCGTGCTCGCCCCGGACGAGCGGGAGGGGCTCGGCGAAGCCCTCCCCCAGGCCGGCGTCGGCCCACCAGTGCCCGCCCGGGTTCTCGTCGGTCGGGAGCCCCGAGACGACGAGCACGAGGTGGTTGAGGTCGGAGGCGAGCTGCCCCTCGGGATGCATCCACACGTGCCCGTGCCGGCGACTGACCGCGAACCCCAGCCGCGTGAGCAGCCACTCGAGGGCGCCGTTCTGCTGGAAGCAGTAGCCGAGCCGGCCGCCGGCCGCCACCCGCGCGACACCGGCCCGGGGATCGACCGGGTCGGGGCGTCCGAGCATGATCGAGAGGTTGTCGTAGGGGATGCGCGCGACGTGCGCGCGGTGCACCTCGCGGAGCCCGTCGAGCGTGGCGGCGGGCCGCTCCGCGAGACCGAGCGCGGCCAGGTACCGGTCGACCCCCGCACCCTCGTCAGGCACCTCCTGACCCCTTCCGTACTGCTCTCGTGGACCTGTCGTTGCCGAAACCTACCCCCACGGGTACCGGTCTGGTCCGGGGTACCCAATATCAGGGTTGAACGGGAGAAGACGCGGTGTTGTCGTGAGGACCGGCCCTCCTCCCGGGGTCGTTTCATGGGGGTGAAACACACATGCTCAGACTGTTCCCGACCGCACTCGCCGCGTCACTCGCGCTCCTCGTCGTCGCACCGGCCGCACCCGGCTCGGCGACCGCAGGACCGTCCGCCTCACCCGCGCGCGTGACGGTGATCCAGGCCGTGCCCGGCGCCACCGTCGAAATCTCGATCGACGGCGACCAGGTCGCCCAGGGCGCCGAGGTGGGCGACGTGCTCGGCCCGTTCGACCTCGCTCCCGGCACCCACGACGTCACGTTCAGCGGCGACGGGATGAAGGTCGACTCCACGCTCGACGTCACGGCGGGCGCCGCCAGCGACGTGGTGCTCCACCTGCCGGCCGCCGTCGGCGGCGACCCCGTGGTCCACTCCTACGCCGCGCCCACCGGTCCCATCGGCCCCGGCAAGGCTCGCGTCCTGCTCGCCCACACCGCGACCGTGGCACCGGCCGACGTCGAGGTCGACGGCAAGACCGTCTTCACCAACATCGCCAACGGCGAGTTCGCCGACGCCGACGTGCCCGAGGGAACGATCTCGGTGGCACTGCTCCCCTCCGGCACGACCGGCGACCCGATCCTGGGCCCGCTCGACGTCAGCCTGGCCGGCAGCACGCTCTCGATGATCTACGCCTACGGCAACCCGAAGGACGGGTCGATGAACGTCATCGCCCACACCGAGGCCCTGTCCTCCGACGGCTCGGTCGAGCCCTCGCGCATCGACACCGGGTCCGCCGGGCTCGTCCGCGACCCGGTCAGCACGTTCGCGGGCGGGTCCGGCTCCGGTGGCTCGCTGGCGTGGTGGGCGGTGCTCGTCGCCCTGCTCGTGCCTGCCGCGGCCGGTGCCCCCGTCGTACGCCGCTTCCGGCGTACGACGTCGCGCTCGCGGCTCGGATGACGCCGGCGCGGACGCTGGGACTGGTCGTGGCACTCTCCGTGCTGGCCGCCGGCTGCGCCGGGACCACCGCACCGGACGCACCCGCCACCACGGGCGCGAGCAGCAGCACGACCACCGCGCCCTCCCCGACCGCGGACCCCAGCAGCGTCGCGCCCGCCACCCGCGCCGACACCGTCGTACGACCCCGGGCCCCGTCGCTCGTGGTCCTGCCCGGCGGCCGCAGGGTCCCGGTGCGTGCCGTCGGCACCACCCCGGCGGGACTGCTCGCCGTCCCGGACGACATCGACGTCGCCGGGTGGTGGCGCGGGGGCGCCAGGATCGGCGACCCCTTCGGGTCGGTGCTGGTCGCCGCCCACGTCGACTCGACGACGCAGGGGCTGGGGCCGTTCGCGGAGCTGCTGACGGCGACGAGCGGCTCCCGCCTGCGCGTCGAGTCCGGGGACCTGCACCAGGAGTTCGTGATCCGGGAGCGCCGGCTGGTGCCGCAGGGCAGCCTGGTCGACGACTCGTGGATCTTCGACGCGTCCGGCGACCTCCGGCTGACCCTCGTCACCTGTGCGCCGCCCTACGACGCCTCGCGCGGCGGCTACCAGAACCTCGCGGTCCTCACCGCCCTCCCGCTCGGACCACCGGAGACCTCGTGACCAAGAAGAAGCAGTACAAGAAGCAGCTGCCGGCGGCGATGCCGCCGAAGCCGCGGCGCGCGCCCGCTCCTCGACCCGAGTCCCGGCAGGAGGATGAGCGGGAGGTCGAGGGAGAGGTCGAGCGAGAGGCCGGCACCCCTGCCGCCGCGTCGCTCCTTCCCGTCCAGGCACCCGGACCCGAGCTGGAGCAGGTCCGCCAGGCGATCCGTCAGCTCGTCAGCGAGCTCGACGGCGAGACGCCTCCCGACGCCGCACCTGCACCCGACGCCGCCCCCCAGGCTCCGACCCGGAAGACGCCCCCGACCACCCCGGCTGCTCCGACCGCCCAGGCTGCTCCGACCGCCAGGGCCGCCGGCCCTGCGAGGGCCCCGACCCTCGCGAGCAAGCTGGCCGCGAGCAGGACGGCCCCGATCAAACCGGCCGCGCGCAAGCCGGTGGCGAGCAAACCGGTGGCCAGCACGACGGCCCCGAGCAAACCGGCCGCGACCAAGCCGTCGGCGAGCAAGCCGGCCCCACCGGCCGTACGACCCGCTCCGCCGAGGCCACCGTCACCGTCCGCCGAGCCCGACCGGGCCTCGGGCCGCAAGGTGGCCGGGCTGGTGCTCCTCGCGCTGCTCTCCGCCGCCGTCGGCGGCGGCGTGGTCGCCTGGCTGCTCGGGCGTGGTGACGAGGCCACGCCCACCGACACCCCCACCGCACAGCTGCCGTCGGGCTGGCCGGAGGCGGGCGCGTCGCGGACCCTGACCCGCGTCGAGGCCGGCGGCGTGCTCGAGGTGACGCACTGGATCCACACCGACGAGCCCCTCGACCAGGTGGACGTCTCCCTGCCTGAGTCGGGCGAGGGCTCCGCGGTCGCGGCGACGGACGTCCGGGTCACCGCCGACGGCGAACCGGCCTCGGGCCCGACCGAGATCACGTTCAGCCGCGCGACCTACGTCTTCGACTCCGCCACGTTGATCCGGGTGACCTACGAGCTGAAGGGCGCGGTCCAGCGCAGCACCTCCGCGGTGGGCCGCGGGCTGGCGACGACCACCTCGCTCGACGTCTCGGCGACCCAGCCGCGCGACGTCCGCGTGATCCGCTCGGCGGCGGTGCTCTCGCTGTCGTGCGCGGCGACCGCTGCCGCGGAGCTGGCGCCCTGCGGCGAGGCGGAGGGCACCGGCGAGTGGAAGGTGCAGCTGACGGGCACGAGCGCCGGCGGTCGGGTCGTCGCCGCCGTCACGGTGCCCTCCTGACCTGCCCTCGTGACCTGCCCTCCTGACGTGCCGTCCTGGGAGGACCGCCCCCCGGAGCTCAGGCCTTGGCGTCGTCCCCGTCCCCGCCCTCGTCCAGGCCGTGCTCGATGGCCCACCGGGTGAGCTGGACGCGGTTGTTCATCTGCAGCTTGCGCAGCGTGTTCTGGACGTGGTTCTGCACGGTGCGGTGCGAGAGCACCAGCCGCGTCGCGATCTGCTTGTAGCTCATCCCGGTCGCCACCATCCGGAGGATCTCGGTCTCCCGCTCCGTGAGCTGGTCGCGCGGGTCGTCGGCGGGGCCGTCGGCGATCCGACGGAACTCCCCGAGCACCAGCCCGGCCAGGCCCGGCGTGAAGACGGTGTCGCCGTCCGCCACCCGGCTGACGGCGTCGACGAGCTCCGCGCTCGACGCCGACTTCACGAGGTAGCCGGTGGCGCCGGCCTTGATGGCGTCGAGGACGTCGCCCTGCTCGCCGCTCGCCGACAGGATCAGGACCCGGGCGGTCGGGTCGTGCTCCAGCATCATGGTCGTGACCTGCACGCCGCTGTGGTCGGGCAGCTGGAGGTCGAGCACCACGACCTGCGGGGCGGCGGCGGGGAACCTGGCCATCGCCTCGCGCCCGTTGGACGCCACCGCGACGACGTCGTGCCCGGCCGCCTGCAGGTCGCGCTCGACCGCGTCACGCCACATCGGGTGGTCGTCCACCACCATCAACCGCACCATCGCCAGTCCCCCGTTCGCCCGAGCGTGTCCCACGAGCTGGGGGGATCGTAGTCCGCCTACCCCGCCGGCGGCTGGTAGCGACCCCGCCGGTGCACCAGCGGGTCGCGCTCGTCGCCCACCACGACCTCGACCAGCCGGCAGGTCACCAGCCGGGACCAGCCGACCTCGACGTCCGTCTCGACCTCCAGGCTCGCCCACGTGCCGGCCTGCGCGAGCCGCGGGCCGTGGTCGGTGGGTGTCCACGTCGCCATCCGCCACGGGCCTCCCGGCGCCGGGGCCGTGCCGGCGAAGGCGTCGGCGAGGTCGCGCTCGGCCCACGAGAGCAGCTGCAGCACGCCGCGCCCGGTCTCGAGGAGCACGTCGGTGAGGTCGGCGTCGGGGTCGAGCAGCGCGAGCACCCGCCCGGGCTCGCCGCCGGCGACCAGCCAGGACGAGACCGTCAGGCCCGCGCGACCACCCTCGTCGACCCCGGCAGTCCACAGCGAGACCGTGCTGCCGAGGCGCCCGCGGAGTCGTCGTACGGGGTCACGGTCGCCCTCGGGCTCGAGGAACGGGTGCGTCGTGTGGATCGTCACCGGGCTCACGCTAGCGGGACGGTGAGCTCCCACTCGGTGCCCCACGACCCACTCTCCATCACGGCGGTGCCGCCGAGCTCCTCGACCCGGCCGCGGATCGACGACGCGACGCCCAGCCGGCCCTCGGCCGCGGCCTGCTCGAGCCGCCCGGCCTCGATGCCGGGCCCGTCGTCGCGGACCGACACGGTGATCGAGTCCGGAGCGGCCTGCGCGAGCACCCAGGCGTTCGCGTCGGGCCCGACGTGCGTGAGGACGTTGTCGAGGCAGGCGCGGACCGCGGCGACGGTCTCCTGCGCCACCCGTGCGTCGACGAGCACCGCCCCGCCGGGGGTGGCCACCTCGACGCGGACCGGATGGGCACTCGCCATCGCCTCGAGCGCCCCGGCGAGGTCGACCTGCGCGCCCGCCCCGGTCGGCACGGTGTCCTGCTGGCGGATCAGCGAGCGCAGGCTGCGCTCCTGCTCGCCCGCGAGGCGACCGAGGTCGGCCCACTCGCCACCGGCCGCCGCGCCGCGGCGCTGCGTCATCGCGAGCACCTGGAGCACCCCGTCGTGCACGGCCCGGGCCAGCCGGGTCCGTTCCTCGGCAGCCGCCGCCGCGCGCTCGGCCGCGTCGCGCTCGCGCGCCATCCGCTGGAGCGACTCGCACATGAAGCCGACGACCGGTCCGCCGATCAGGATCAGGAAGACGTTGCCGTAGTTGCCCTGGTCGACCTCGGCGCGCGGCAGCAGGTCGGCCGCCGAGATCAGCGCCGCCGCCACCAGGCCGCCGCGCCAGTGCCAGTGGATCGCCCACGCCAGCAGCGCGCCCATCACCCAGAAGCCCGGGATGGTGGCGTTGAAGTGCTCGGACTTCAGCCACGGCGTCGCGGCCATGGCGGCCAGCACGATCGCGAGGTCGGCCACCAGCAGTGACGGCGTACGACGTGCGTGGTCGCGGTAGAGCCAGATGGCCACGCCGGTCCAGGCGACGAGGCCGGCGACGAGGGCGAGGGCGACGTCGGGGTGGGAGAAGTTGTCCCGCCGGTAGGCGTTGAGCCCGACCATGTTGATGGTCACCACGACCCGCACGATGGCGAGGGCGGAGTAGAGGCGGTCCTCGACGGCGAGGGCGGAGTCCGCGCGCGGGGACGGCGAGGTGCTCAGGACGCCTTCTGCTCCCGGTCGTCGCCGGCCTCGTCGGCCGCGGCCTGCTCGGCAGCGGCCTGCCTCGCCGCCTCCTGCTTGGCGGCCTCGCGCGCCTCCTTGTCGAGCTCCTTGGCCTTGCTGGCGTAGAGGTCGACGTACTCCTGGCCGGACAGGCGCATGATCTCGTACATGATCTCGTCGGTGATCGAGCGCAGGATGTAGCGGTCGTTCTCCATCCCGGCGTAGCGGGAGAAGTCGAGCGGCGGGCCGAAGCGCACCACCGGGCGGGTCCAGCTGCCGTAGACCTTGCCGTTGGGGGCGACCACGTCGGTGCCGACCACGGCGCACGGCACCACCGGGGCACCCGACTCGAGCGCGAGCCGGGCGACACCGGTCTTGCCGCGGTAGAGCTTGCCGTCGTGCGAGCGGGTGCCCTCGGGATAGATCCCGAACAGGTCGCCCTCGCCGAGGATCCGCATCGCCGACTTCATCGCTCCCTCGGCGGCGTTGGCGCCGGAGCGGTCGATCGGCACCTGGCCGGCGCCGGTGAAGAACTTCTTCTGGAACCAGCCCTTGATGCCCGGGCTCGTGAAGTACTCCGCCTTCGCCACGAACGTCACCCGGCGCTGGAGGGTGAGCGGCATGAAGAGCCAGTCGGCGTAGGACAGGTGGTTGCTCGCCAGGATCGCCGGCCCCGTCTCCGGGACGTTGTCGACGCCGAATGCCTTGGGCCGGAAGACCAGGCGGAGCACCGGCCCGAGGGCGATCCACTTCAGGAACCAATAGAGCACGGACTGAGCCTAGCCCTGCTGCTGGCCGGTGACCCGCTCGATGAACTCCGCCGCCTCGGCGAAGATGCGCGGGGCGTCGTTGTCGAGGGTGGCGACGTGGAAGCTGTCCTCGAGCACCCGCTCCTCGAAGTCCTTCGACGACAGCCCTGCGTTGAGCGCACGCGAGCTGGAGATGTCGACGACGTGGTCCTCGGCCGAGCGGAAGTAGAGCACCGGGATGGTGATCCGCGGCAGGTCCTTCCGCAGCTCGGCGTAGCCCGCGAACATCGACGCGGCAGCCTTCAGCGGGGTCATCGGGTAGCCGTGCTCGTCGGCGCCCGGCTTCTTGATGTCGTTCGCGATCCCGGGCATCGCCGGGACGACGTGCTGGAGCGCCGGCAACAGCTTCACGTCCTTGCGCAACGTGTCGACGGCGGGGTTGACCAGGACCAGGCCGGCCAGGTCGTCGCCCCGGTCGGCCGCCATCCGCAGGCACAGCGCCCCGCCCATCGACAGGCCTACCGCCACCACGACGTCGTTCTCCGCGACGAGCGTCTCGACGGCCCGGTCGACGGTGGCGACCCAGTCGGCCCACGACGTCCGGTTCATGTCCTGCCACCGCGTGCCGTGGCCGGGCAGCAGCGGCATCTCGACGGCGTACCCGCGTGCCGCGAGGTCCTCGGCCCACGGCCGCATCGAGACCGGGTTGCCGGTGAAGCCGTGCTGCACGAGCACGCCGACGCGCCTCCCGCCGGTCAGCTCGGGCCGCGCCGCCGTGGACATCGGCGCGACGAGGGCCGGGTCGAGGGGCGCCGCGGGGGCACCGAGGAAGGGGATCTTCACAGGCGACAGTGTGCACCACCCCAGCCCTCCCTGACCGCTGGTCGGGACGCGGGTCCGGACACGTGCACCACCCGAGGGCTACCGTGGTGGCGTGAGCCGCCCGGAGGACGAGAGCAGCACCGAGCTGGCGTGGCGCGAGATCGTCGAGAACTACGGCGAGCGCGCCGTGCTGCCCGACGAGCGCACCCCGACGCGACCCGCCGTGGACACCGGTCCGGACCCGGCTGCGGAGAGCCTGACCACGTCCGGACCCGAGGTCGGTGACGAGCGTGCGAGCGACCTCCCGACCGACCGCCCGACCGATCGCACGGCCGACCGCTCGGCAGACCCCACCGACCGCCCGGCCGACCTCCCCGCCGACCTGACCGGCGAGCTGCCCGACCGGCTGCTCGACGACGACGAGGTCGAGGTCCGCCAGCGCGCGGTCGCGGAGTCGGAGCGGTTCAAGCCCCCGCCGGCCCCGCCGTTCCCGGTCCCGCAGACCTGGCAGCGCGGCCTGGCCTGGTCCGGCATCTTCCTCGCGCCCGTGCTGGCACTCGTGATCGCGCTGTTCTCGATCTACGTCAACCCGCTGGTCGGGTGGCTCCTGGTCCTCTGGTTCGTCGGTGGCTTCCTCTACCTCGTCCTCGAGATGCCCCGCTCACCGCGTGACCCCTGGGACGACGGCTCCCGCGTCTGAGGACGAGCGAGCTCACCGGGCGTGGGACGCGCCCGGCGACTCCGCCGGCACCCGCGCAGTGGGTCGCGCAGGGCTTGGATGCAGGGCTTGGATGCAGGGCTTGGATAGGGTCGGCGCGTGGGTGCGAAGGAGACGGTCGAGGTCACGGGGCACCTGATGGACAGCGGGATCCTGTCGCGCATCCTGGACGACATCCGCGACTACGGCGGCGACTACGTGATCGAGAAGTTCGACGTCGGTCACGAGACCCACGACCCCAGCAGCGCGCGGATCTCGATCGAGGCCGAGGACGACGAGTGCCTCCAGCGCCTGCTGATGCGGCTCCAGACCCGCGGCGTCAACCAGCTCACGACCGGTGACGCGGTCCTCGTCGCTGCCCCCCGCGACGGCGTGCTCCCCGACGGCTTCTACTCGACCACCAACCTCGAGACCAGGGTCCGCCTCGAGGGGCGCTGGTTCGACGTCGAGAACCCCGAGATGGACTGCGGCCTGATGGTCGCGGGCTCCGACACCGACCAGCCGCGCGTGCGCACCGTCCCCATGTCGGACGTGCGCACCGGGATGCAGGTCGTGGTCGGCGCCTCGGGTGTCCGGGTGACCGTGCCAGCACCCGACCAGCGCGCCGAGGCCTTCCCGACGTCCGGTGACTCGGCGACCGAGCGGCCCCAGACCGTGCTCGTGCGCCAGGTCGCCGACTCGATGCGGCAGGCCCGCGCGGGAGGCCGGCGGGTCCTGTGGGTCGGCGGTCCGGGGATCGTCCACACCGGCGCGGTGCCGGCGATGGTGGCCTTGATCGAGGCCGGGTTCGTCGACGTCCTCTTCGCCGGCAACGCCCTCGCGACCCACGACATCGAGTCGGCGCTCTACGGCACGGCCCTCGGCATCGACATGAACACCGCCCAGGGAGTCGAGCACGGCCACGAGCACCACGTGCGGGCGCTCAACACGGTCCGCCGGTCCGGCTCGATCGGTGCCGCCGTCGCCGACGGCACGCTCACCAGCGGCATCATGCACGCGCTCGTGACCCACGAGAGGCGCTACGTCCTCGTCGGCTCCGTGCGCGACGACGGGCCGCTGCCCGACGTCCACACCGACGTGATCGAGGGACAGCGCGCGATGCGGGCCGAGATCCACGACGTGGGCTACTGCCTGATGCTGGCGACCCAGCTGCACTCGGTCGCGACGAGCAACATCCTTCCCGCGACCGTGCCCCTGGTGTGCGTCGACCTCAACCCGGCCACCGTGACCAAGCTGGCCGACCGCGGCACCAGCCACGGCCGCGGGATCGTGACCGACGTGGGCCTCTTCCTGGAGCAGCTCGCCCTCGAGCTGGTGCCGGACTACCGACGCGGCTGAGGAACGTCCCGGGCGCCGAGCCGGTCCGGTTCGTCGGCGACCGGGTCGTCGACGGCCCAGGTCACGGCCGCGAGCAGGAGCCCCGTGCCCAGCAGCACGAAGTAGTTGGCGAACGACTGCTTCGACACCAGCACGGTGCAGGTCAGCGGGAGCGAGCAGGCGAGCAGGAACGTCGTGGCACCCGGACGCAGTCGTCGTACGAGCAGCACCGACACGGCGCCACCGACGGCCAGGGGAACGGTGGCGAGCAGCCATCCCGGGAGCGGGCCGGCCACGCCCGCCACCAGCGGCAGCAGGGAGACGGCGTCGTCACGGAAGGGCTGGCGGAGCTGGAGGAGCAGCGCCGACCGCACGAAGCCGCGCGGATCCCACAGGAGGAAGGCGCCGATCACGACGGCTGCCACCGCGCACGCCTCCACGACCCGGCGCCAACCGACCGCCCTGCGGACCACCCACAGGGCAGGCAGCACCACGACGAGGTACTGCTTCGAGGCGAGGTAGAGGCCCAGCAGCACACCGACGGCCCGTGAGCCCCGGAGCAGGCCGACGGCGCCGAGGCAGAGCAGGAGCGCCATCACGGGCTCGACCGCGTGCGCGAGCACGACGACCATGGAGGTGGGTGCGGTCAGGACCGCGACCGCCAGCGCCCGGCCGAGCGCGTCCGACGCCACGGCGCGCGCCACGACCGCGCACCCGACGAGGGCGGCCACGTGGACGTACCTCACGTCGCCCAGCAGGTAGCCGGGCACGTCGAGCAGGAGCGGCGTCGGCAGGTAGGGGTAGCCGTAGAGGACCCGGCCGTCGACGACCACGCCCGGGCCGAAGTAGGCGAGCGACTCCTCGGGCGAGTAGACGTCGGGGATCGTGATCCCGTAGGGGCTCGCGCCGTCGAGCAGCGCGCGGATCCCGCCGTTGACGAACTCCGCCACGTCGATGCGTACGTCGAGTGCGTGCACGCCCACGACCAGCGCGGTCGCGTGCACGACCGCGAGCAGCGCCAGCGGGCCGACGGACTTCGCCCGGACGGCCCACCAGGCGAGCGCGCCGTAGCCGGCAGCGACGCCGAGGGGCGCCACGCCGTCGAGGAGCCGTGACCCGACCTGGATCCCGCAGGAGGTGGCCGACAGGACCACGAGGACGATGACGAGCCGGTCGCGGAGGGGCACGGCCCCGGGCGTGCCCCCCGTCGCGGTCGTCGGGGCCTGCGCCCGGAGCACGACGACCAGGCAGCACGCGGTGGCGGCGGCGAGCGCGACCGGGACGACCCACTGGGGCGAGGCGGGCGTCGCCGACAGGCAGAGGACACCCAGGACGGCGGTGAGCGCTCGTGCGTCGCCCGACGACGGCCGGGGAAGCGTCACGGCGCAGCCGTTCGAGTCCCGTCGCCACCCACGAGCAGCGCCGCACCGACCATGCCGGCCTCCGGGCCGAGCTCGGCGGCGACGAGGCGGGGCACCGCCCGGTGGCCGACCCCGACCAGGGTCCGCTGCAGCGAGGTCCGCGCCGGGTCGAGGAGCCGGTCGCCGGCCGCCGAGACGCCGCCGATCACGACGACCTCCGGGTCGAGGGCCGCGACGAGGTTGGCCGTGCCGACGCCGAGCCAGTCGCCCACCGACGCGAACGCCGCACGGGCGACGAGGTCGCCGGCCTCGGCGGCGGTGGTCACCATCGGTCCGGTCACCCGGTCCGGGTGTCCGTCGCTCATGTCCGTCAGCACCGAGGGCTGGTCGGCCATGAGGGCGCGGGCGTCGCGCACCAGTGCGTTGCCGGAGGAGTACTGCTCCCAGCACCCGCTGCGGCCGCACTCGCACGAGCGGCCGCCCGGCACCACCTGCATGTGCCCGAACTCGCCGGCCATCCCGTTCGCGCCGCGCAGGACGTGGCCGTCGAGGAGGACCGCGCCGCCGATCCCCGTGCCCATGGTGATCATCAGCGCCGATGCCGCTCCGCGCGCGGCGCCGTGGTGCGCCTCGGCGCGCGCGGCGCAGTTGGCGTCGTTGTCGAGCAGCACGGGGCAGCCCAGCCGGTCCTCGAGCAGGTCGCGCAGCGGCTCGCCCTGCCACGGCAGGTGCGGCGCGAACATCACCCGCTCCCCCGCCGAGTCGACGAAGCCTGCGGCCGCGACGCCCACGCCGGCCAGGTGACGGCCGCCCGCGGACTCGAGGATCGCCTCGACGAGCGCGTCCTCGACCTGGCTCGCGACGACCCGTCGCCCCGGTGTCGTACGACGCGCGGTGGACGTGACGCGACCTCCCGCGTCGACCACTCCTGCGAGCACCTTGGTGCCGCCGATGTCCACGCCGACCACGACGCCGGCGTCGGCCCCCGCACCTGCCGTCATCGGTCCTCGGGCCATTCCTCGTCGGCGGCGCCGGCGTCCCCGTCGTCGAGGTCGATGTGCTCGACGTCGGACGTCCTGTCGCCGCGCGGGTCCGGAGTCGCCATGAGCGCCGCGACCGCCTGGGCCAGCGACGTCACCGCGCTCGTCAGGTGCGCCTTCACCTCGGGGCTGAGCTGTCGCACCGCGTGCACCGTGCGGCAGACCGGGCACACGGTGCACTCGGCCGAGCCCGTCGCGAGGTGCTCGTCGAGGTCGCGCACGGCCGCGCCGGCATGGGCGGCGAACCCGGACAGTCCGTCGCCGGCCTCACCGGCCTGGTCGCGGGCCCACCCCGACAACACCCCGAACAGCCGGGCGGCCTCCTCGCCGAGCGAGCCGACCTCCGGGTCCGGTCCGGGGTCACGGGCGTCGTCGCTCACGTGGCCTCCTCCGTCGCGGTGGTGTCGGCGGCCTCGGTGAACCGCACCTGGAGCTCCCCGTCGCGCACGCGGGCGCCCGCCACGCGGTGCCGCGCCAGCCCGGAGGGCAGGGTCAGGAGGCGACGATACGACGCGACGGACACGACGAGCTCGTCGCCCTTCCGGGCCAGGGAGACGTCGTCGCGGGTCACCAGCGGCAGCGGGAGCGCGAGCACCATGCCCCCGCCGGAACGGCGTACGTCCATCGCGGGCCGCGTCGCGCCACCGGCGAGGGGGTCGTCGTCGCCGTAGACGTCGTGGGCGAGCGCGAGCAGCGCCTCGCGACCGACCGGCTCGACGGCGCGATAGACCGACGTGCGCACGTCGAGCCCGGCGAAGGAGTCGGACGCGTCGACGAGCACCCGGTGCTGTGCCTCGACCCACGTCGCGCGCCAGTCGTCGGCGCCTGCCTCCGGGAACACCCGGTTCACCACGGCCGCGTCGACCGGGTAGCCGAACATCGTGAGGAACGTGTACGCCCGCCGCGCCTCCGCGAGCACCACCGACTCGGGCGTCAGCACGAGCCGGACCGAGGCCCCGGGACCGGTCAGCAGCGTGCGGACGTCGTCGAGCTCGGCGTGCAGCCGCTCGATCGCGTCGAACACCGAGTCGCCGGGCATCGGCACGCCCGCGGCCCGGCTCAGCACCGGCTTGAGCGCCTTCACCACCCGCCGCTCGACCGGGAGCACCCGGTCCATGTACCAGCCGAGCGCCTCGGGGAGGGCCAGCAGGCGGAGGGTCTCCGCGGTGGGCGCGCAGTCGACCACGAGCACGTCCCAGTCCCCCGACCGCGCCCGTGCCCGCACCTCGAGCAGCGCGAGCACCTCCTCGGCCCCCGGGACGACGGTGAGCTCCTCGGCCGCGACGGGGTCGACGCCGGCGGCGTCGAGGACGCTGAGCAGGTAGCCCTGGACGTCGCGCCACGACCGCTCGAACCGCTCCTGGGCGTCGACGTGCTGCACCCACAGGTTCGGCGCCGCCTCGGTCGGCTCGCCCGTCGCGGTCACGTCGAGCGCGTCGGCCAGCGAGTGGGCGGCGTCGGTCGACAGGACGAGGGTGCGGTGCCCCGCCTCCGCGCTCGCGCACGCCGTGGCCGCGGCGAGCGTCGACTTG
This genomic interval carries:
- a CDS encoding DUF4397 domain-containing protein, whose product is MLRLFPTALAASLALLVVAPAAPGSATAGPSASPARVTVIQAVPGATVEISIDGDQVAQGAEVGDVLGPFDLAPGTHDVTFSGDGMKVDSTLDVTAGAASDVVLHLPAAVGGDPVVHSYAAPTGPIGPGKARVLLAHTATVAPADVEVDGKTVFTNIANGEFADADVPEGTISVALLPSGTTGDPILGPLDVSLAGSTLSMIYAYGNPKDGSMNVIAHTEALSSDGSVEPSRIDTGSAGLVRDPVSTFAGGSGSGGSLAWWAVLVALLVPAAAGAPVVRRFRRTTSRSRLG
- a CDS encoding class F sortase, which codes for MALSVLAAGCAGTTAPDAPATTGASSSTTTAPSPTADPSSVAPATRADTVVRPRAPSLVVLPGGRRVPVRAVGTTPAGLLAVPDDIDVAGWWRGGARIGDPFGSVLVAAHVDSTTQGLGPFAELLTATSGSRLRVESGDLHQEFVIRERRLVPQGSLVDDSWIFDASGDLRLTLVTCAPPYDASRGGYQNLAVLTALPLGPPETS
- a CDS encoding flavin reductase family protein; amino-acid sequence: MTIHTTHPFLEPEGDRDPVRRLRGRLGSTVSLWTAGVDEGGRAGLTVSSWLVAGGEPGRVLALLDPDADLTDVLLETGRGVLQLLSWAERDLADAFAGTAPAPGGPWRMATWTPTDHGPRLAQAGTWASLEVETDVEVGWSRLVTCRLVEVVVGDERDPLVHRRGRYQPPAG
- a CDS encoding response regulator gives rise to the protein MVVDDHPMWRDAVERDLQAAGHDVVAVASNGREAMARFPAAAPQVVVLDLQLPDHSGVQVTTMMLEHDPTARVLILSASGEQGDVLDAIKAGATGYLVKSASSAELVDAVSRVADGDTVFTPGLAGLVLGEFRRIADGPADDPRDQLTERETEILRMVATGMSYKQIATRLVLSHRTVQNHVQNTLRKLQMNNRVQLTRWAIEHGLDEGGDGDDAKA
- a CDS encoding arylamine N-acetyltransferase family protein; this translates as MPDEGAGVDRYLAALGLAERPAATLDGLREVHRAHVARIPYDNLSIMLGRPDPVDPRAGVARVAAGGRLGYCFQQNGALEWLLTRLGFAVSRRHGHVWMHPEGQLASDLNHLVLVVSGLPTDENPGGHWWADAGLGEGFAEPLPLVRGEHDVDGWSYGIGAGYGAQAAGRPTGPAAWTYRHLPGGVLSGIVVTSRDHSSDAVAAAHVALSLGEGSPFRRVLVAQRIDGPQQLTVRGLVHQVLTPGSRDQRDLVSYDDWRSALADDLLLPADDVTDDEWTSLWERTRASHRVWDEAGRP
- a CDS encoding lysophospholipid acyltransferase family protein; the encoded protein is MLYWFLKWIALGPVLRLVFRPKAFGVDNVPETGPAILASNHLSYADWLFMPLTLQRRVTFVAKAEYFTSPGIKGWFQKKFFTGAGQVPIDRSGANAAEGAMKSAMRILGEGDLFGIYPEGTRSHDGKLYRGKTGVARLALESGAPVVPCAVVGTDVVAPNGKVYGSWTRPVVRFGPPLDFSRYAGMENDRYILRSITDEIMYEIMRLSGQEYVDLYASKAKELDKEAREAAKQEAARQAAAEQAAADEAGDDREQKAS
- the macS gene encoding MacS family sensor histidine kinase, encoding MSTSPSPRADSALAVEDRLYSALAIVRVVVTINMVGLNAYRRDNFSHPDVALALVAGLVAWTGVAIWLYRDHARRTPSLLVADLAIVLAAMAATPWLKSEHFNATIPGFWVMGALLAWAIHWHWRGGLVAAALISAADLLPRAEVDQGNYGNVFLILIGGPVVGFMCESLQRMARERDAAERAAAAAEERTRLARAVHDGVLQVLAMTQRRGAAAGGEWADLGRLAGEQERSLRSLIRQQDTVPTGAGAQVDLAGALEAMASAHPVRVEVATPGGAVLVDARVAQETVAAVRACLDNVLTHVGPDANAWVLAQAAPDSITVSVRDDGPGIEAGRLEQAAAEGRLGVASSIRGRVEELGGTAVMESGSWGTEWELTVPLA